The Manis javanica isolate MJ-LG chromosome 6, MJ_LKY, whole genome shotgun sequence genome contains a region encoding:
- the LOC108389591 gene encoding olfactory receptor 2A2-like, translating to MGSNQSWITEFILVGFQLSAEMEVLLFCIFFVLDVLNLLENGLLLGLIWLDLRLHSPMFFFLSHLAIIDMSYASSNLPHMLENLMVLFLTFAAVECLILVAMSYDRFVAICHPLQYTVLMSWRACTILAITSWVCGFSLALVHLILFLRLPFCGSPEVNHFFCEILSVLKVACGDTWINEIFVFAIAVFILVGPLSLILVSYVRILWAILKIKSKEGRRKAFSTCSSHFCVVGFYFGIAMMVYLVPDNSQREEQQKILSLFYTLFNPLLNPLVYSLRNAQVKAAFNRALQKKKTF from the exons ATGGGGAGCAACCAGTCATGGATTACAGAATTCATCCTGGTGGGATTCCAGCTCAGTGCAGAGATGGAAGTGCTCCTTTTCTGCATCTTCTTCGTGTTAGATGTCCTCAACCTGCTGGAAAATGGCCTGCTCTTGGGACTCATCTGGCTAGACCTCAGGCTGCACTCCCCCAtgttcttcttcctttctcacctGGCCATCATTGACATGTCCTACGCTTCTAGCAATTTGCCCCATATGCTGGAAAACTTG ATGGTTCTGTTTTTGACTTTTGCTGCTGTAGAGTGCCTGATTTTGGTGGCGATGtcctatgacaggtttgtggccatctgccatcccCTCCAGTACACTGTCCTCATGAGTTGGAGAGCGTGCACCATCCTGGCCATCACTTCCTGGGTATGTGGATTTTCCCTGGCCCTGGTAcatctaattctttttttaagattGCCCTTCTGTGGGTCCCCAGAGGTGAACCACTTCTTCTGTGAAATATTATCTGTTCTCAAAGTGGCCTGTGGTGACACTTGGATCAATGAAATTTTTGTCTTTGCTATTGCTGTGTTTATCTTAGTTGGGCCCCTTTCCCTGATTCTGGTCTCCTATGTGCGCATCCTCTGGGCCATCCTGAAGATCAAGTCAAAGGAAGGCCGCAGAAAagccttttccacttgctcctccCACTTCTGTGTGGTTGGCTTCTACTTTGGCATAGCCATGATGGTGTACCTGGTCCCAGACAATAGCCAACGAGAGGAACAGCAGAAAATCCTCTCCCTGTTTTATACCCTTTTCAACCCATTGTTGAACCCCCTTGTTTACAGTCTAAGGAATGCTCAAGTGAAGGCTGCCTTCAACAGAGCATTGCAGAAAAAGAAGACATTCTAA